In one Silene latifolia isolate original U9 population chromosome 10, ASM4854445v1, whole genome shotgun sequence genomic region, the following are encoded:
- the LOC141605593 gene encoding rhodanese-like domain-containing protein 7 — protein MWIVILRRKMQSTSIIRWYTSTLTTAFLTFRKLSNCTLLSSPMKPYAAAPFSPTTITTTTTTASTVAALPLNSSSSSFETTSADSPTTNSLVVVSFYKFADFHDHADLRNPLKLLCQQLRVSGGIILAPEGINGSICGTRDSVDRVLKFIQSDSRLRGLRQIETPVTAEDEEIHHGHTSKSPVGAGEDAPFRWDHVRVKLKKEIVSLGMPSVLPTERVGTYVSPKEWNTLISDPNTVVIDVRNGYETRIGKFKGAVDPCTTAFREFPYWVENNHELSGSDSLPSQEAQDNGRIESQEDNSLCKSPPRVAMYCTGGIRCEKASSYLLSKGFKEVYHLRGGILKYLEEVPESESLWEGECFVFDKRVSVEHGLAQGTYKLCYGCKQPVSDADMESPMYEYAVSCPYCFSTKSEEEKERARARQRQFENWGIIGGPHKGRRPTQDSDVMSKSI, from the exons ATGTGGATAGTGATATTGAGAAGGAAAATGCAATCGACGAGCATAATAAGGTGGTACACTAGTACACTAACCACCGCATTCCTGACCTTCCGAAAACTCTCCAATTGTACTCTCCTTTCCTCTCCCATGAAACCCTACGCCGCTGCACCCTTCTCTCCCacaaccatcaccaccaccaccaccaccgcctccaCCGTAGCCGCACTACCACTcaattcctcctcctcctcctttgaAACCACATCCGCCGATTCGCCGACGACGAACTCGCTGGTAGTGGTGTCTTTTTACAAGTTCGCTGATTTTCATGACCACGCCGACCTCCGTAACCCCCTTAAGCTTCTCTGCCAACAATTG CGTGTTTCAGGTGGTATCATTCTTGCACCAGAAGGGATAAACGGCAGCATATGTGGTACCCGTGATTCAGTGGACCGTGTTCTTAAGTTTATTCAATCTGATAGCCGTCTCAGAGGCCTAAGGCAGATTGAAACGCCTGTGACTGCTGAAGATGAAGAAATTCACCATGGACACACTAGCAAATCTCCTGTTGGAGCTGGAGAAGATGCTCCCTTTCGATGGGATCATGTAAGGGTCAAGCTAAAGAAAGAG ATCGTCTCCCTCGGAATGCCTAGTGTTCTACCAACAGAGAGAGTTGGAACCTACGTTAGCCCTAAAGAGTGGAACACATTGATAAGTGATCCCAATACG GTGGTTATCGATGTGCGCAATGGCTATGAAACTAGAATTGGGAAATTCAAAGGAGCAGTTGATCCATGCACAACAGCTTTTAGAGAATTTCCGTATTGGGTAGAAAATAATCATGAACTGTCTGGTTCGGACAGTCTGCCTTCACAGGAAGCGCAGGATAACGGAAGAATTGAAAGTCAAGAGGACAACAGTCTGTGCAAGTCTCCGCCACGTGTTGCCATGTACTGTACCGGAGGGATTCGCTGTGAGAAGGCTTCTAGCTATCTCTTAAGCAAAGGTTTCAAAGAG GTTTATCATTTACGAGGGGGCATTTTGAAGTATCTGGAGGAAGTTCCAGAATCTGAAAGCCTTTGGGAGGGAGAGTGCTTTGTCTTCGATAAACGGGTTTCTGTAGAACATGGGTTGGCCCAGGGAACTTATAAACTCTGCTATGGATGCAAGCAACCTGTGAGTGATGCTGATATGGAGTCTCCTATGTACGAATATGCGGTTTCCTGCCCCTACTGTTTCTCGACCAAGTCGGAGGAAGAAAAAGAGAGGGCTAGGGCCCGTCAAAGGCAATTTGAGAACTGGGGTATTATTGGTGGGCCGCACAAGGGCCGGCGTCCTACACAAGACTCCGATGTGATGTCGAAATCCATCTAG
- the LOC141605595 gene encoding protein NETWORKED 4A-like, which yields MAQPNSELWQMNELSPEDEIFSNVQVNSEEEPLDMFGSGSEDEFSIQTPEQKPTTQDHISGTYLNSGKDSSDISTKEESEAMSSSSSSSSSDAESGTYTLPTQKYSASHVNDGQVLRPIMIETEAESFDMKENLHKSDRDGETVLKEKDIVYEKLLEKVATYETELRITKNKLQASEDEIAKLKYENLTLAEELGMTIEKLQISEVNMKEMEIKFTNDFQEGQAHLQAKIDLANQSINLLQAELSSERNHSSELQEMVAKTANDLSDYSREVDELKVVLRDAQNDFSKEKSQFQSDIAILQTENNALNIGVNDVEMRCKMLGEQIKQCEVEKAEMKKFHEAREATLLDEIEQFNMKVCEKNQIVDSLNKNLDSSKLKYDMLMSEKDEIFAKLETLQAEIKCRDINIQQLEEHISKLRIDQDNLVAMSQKSQKVIEELGLKVMEQEKELEKQRDWICERGDEKREAIRQLCLSIEYYRSEYHELRQALLKHKPLAVMAS from the exons ATGGCGCAGCCTAACTCTGAGCTGTGGCAAATGAATGAACTATCACCAGAAGATGAAATATTCTCTAATGTTCAAG TCAACTCAGAAGAAGAACCTTTAGACATGTTTGGGTCAGGTTCAGAGGATGAGTTTTCTATACAAACTCCTGAACAAAAGCCAACTACGCAAGATCACATCTCAGGGACATATCTGAACTCTGGCAAGGATAGTTCCGACATTTCCACAAAAGAGGAGTCTGAAGCCATGtcgtcttcctcttcctcttcctcatcAGATGCTGAATCGGGTACATATACTTTACCTACTCAAAAATATTCTGCTTCTCATGTCAATGATGGTCAAGTCCTACGTCCTATCATGATCGAGACTGAGGCCGAGTCATTTGACATGAAAGAAAATCTCCATAAATCCGATAGAGATGGAGAAACCGTGCTCAAGGAAAAAGACATTGTCTATGAGAAGTTGCTTGAGAAAGTGGCTACTTATGAAACTGAGCTCAGGATTACAAAGAATAAGCTTCAGGCTTCTGAAGATGAAATTGCTAAGTTGAAGTATGAAAATCTGACTTTGGCGGAGGAGCTTGGAATGACAATAGAAAAACTTCAAATTTCCGAGGTAAACATGAAGGAAATGGAAATCAAGTTTACAAATGATTTTCAGGAAGGTCAAGCTCATTTGCAAGCTAAAATTGATTTAGCAAATCAAAGTATTAATCTCTTACAAGCTGAGTTGTCTTCTGAAAGGAATCATAGTTCTGAACTACAAGAAATGGTAGCGAAGACTGCAAATGATCTAAGTGATTATAGTCGTGAAGTTGATGAGCTGAAAGTTGTGCTCCGTGACGCACAAAATGATTTCTCTAAGGAGAAGTCTCAGTTCCAATCTGACATTGCAATCTTACAGACGGAAAATAACGCATTAAATATTGGAGTAAATGATGTAGAAATGAGATGTAAAATGTTGGGAGAACAGATAAAGCAATGTGAAGTGGAAAAGGCGGAAATGAAAAAGTTTCATGAAGCTCGGGAAGCAACTTTGCTTGATGAAATTGAACAATTTAATATGAAGGTTTGTGAGAAAAACCAGATTGTAGATTCTTTGAACAAAAACCTTGATTCGAGTAAGCTCAAGTACGACATGCTAATGTCCGAGAAAGATGAAATCTTTGCCAAGCTTGAGACTCTACAGGCTGAGATTAAGTGTCGCGACATCAATATTCAGCAATTGGAGGAGCATATCAGCAAATTGAGAATAGACCAGGACAACCTGGTTGCAATGTCGCAGAAGAGTCAGAAAGTAATAGAAGAGTTGggtttgaaagtaatggaacaaGAGAAAGAGTTGGAGAAGCAAAGAGATTGGATTTGTGAGAGAGGAGATGAGAAGCGAGAGGCAATTCGACAGCTTTGTCTCTCAATCGAGTACTACAGATCTGAGTACCATGAACTCCGTCAGGCATTGCTGAAACACAAGCCTCTGGCGGTTATGGCTTCTTAA